A portion of the Citrobacter rodentium NBRC 105723 = DSM 16636 genome contains these proteins:
- a CDS encoding T3SS effector NleG family protein, translating to MQPVGLSNTPASSLLNETAELRHQTTPRQLGGIRIVGEIVDISYEPNDVVFFGVGRGVMIGDILFPGSSADIMRELLMAHSGVRGILQQQENAPSSLQTRISECTFSVSQEKLQCPEEEMRCPVTLETPEKGVFVKNSGDSSVCTLFDSSSFSRLVRDGGVHPLTREPIKASMIVSSDKCVYDNAKGNFVIKNS from the coding sequence ATGCAGCCTGTAGGACTATCTAATACGCCAGCTAGCTCATTATTGAATGAGACAGCAGAATTACGTCATCAAACAACACCAAGACAGCTTGGAGGAATCCGAATAGTTGGTGAGATAGTTGACATTTCTTATGAACCAAATGATGTTGTTTTTTTCGGTGTCGGACGTGGGGTTATGATTGGGGATATCCTGTTTCCTGGTTCGTCTGCCGATATTATGAGGGAATTGTTAATGGCGCATTCTGGCGTAAGAGGAATACTACAGCAACAAGAAAATGCACCCTCATCATTACAGACAAGAATATCAGAATGTACCTTTAGTGTTAGCCAGGAGAAGCTTCAATGCCCGGAAGAGGAGATGCGGTGTCCAGTTACATTAGAAACTCCAGAAAAAGGGGTATTTGTTAAAAATTCGGGAGATTCTTCGGTTTGTACCTTATTTGATTCGAGTTCTTTTTCTCGTTTGGTCCGTGACGGTGGAGTTCACCCACTGACACGAGAGCCAATAAAGGCATCAATGATTGTAAGTTCTGATAAATGTGTTTATGACAATGCCAAGGGTAACTTCGTTATAAAAAATAGTTAA
- a CDS encoding IS3 family transposase (programmed frameshift), translating into MGTPRFTPEFKEEAVRQITERGYSVAEVSDRLGVSAHSLYKWLRAIKPDNSEQHARDLLEAKSEILKLRAQLKRTEEERDILKKGRAVLCKGARLKYRFINEHRTVWGVMTMCRVLNVARAGFYAWLHNPVSARDKDNQRLLILIRDSYSLSGGVYGYRRVHGDLNEIGETCGKNRVGRIMQLNRIKAVRGYKAPRRIAGRPSIVAPNRVQRQFTVVRANQVWVTDITYIRTWQGWLYLAVVIDLFARNVVGWSMKPTLSRELALDALMMAVWRRKPDGEVIVHSDQGSQYGSDDWQRFCRANHLAPSMSRRGNCWDNAVAESFFSSLKKERIRKRIYKTRALARADIFDYIEVFYNRARRHSHLGGVSPEAFEQASS; encoded by the exons ATGGGCACACCACGATTTACACCTGAATTTAAGGAAGAAGCCGTCCGTCAGATAACGGAACGCGGTTATTCCGTCGCCGAAGTATCTGACCGTCTGGGCGTCTCTGCACACAGCCTCTACAAGTGGCTACGGGCTATCAAACCTGATAACAGCGAGCAGCATGCCCGGGATTTACTGGAAGCGAAAAGCGAGATCCTGAAACTCCGGGCGCAGCTAAAACGCACCGAAGAAGAACGGGATATCCTGA AAAAAGGCCGCGCGGTACTTTGCAAGGGAGCCCGACTGAAGTACCGCTTTATCAATGAGCACCGCACTGTATGGGGTGTGATGACGATGTGTCGGGTACTGAATGTCGCCCGGGCCGGGTTCTATGCGTGGCTGCATAACCCTGTCTCGGCGCGTGATAAAGATAACCAGCGCCTGCTGATACTTATCCGCGACTCATATTCCCTGAGCGGAGGCGTATACGGTTACCGGCGGGTTCATGGCGATCTGAACGAAATCGGGGAAACCTGCGGTAAAAACCGGGTGGGTCGGATCATGCAACTGAACCGGATTAAAGCCGTGCGCGGCTATAAAGCGCCACGTCGTATCGCTGGCAGGCCTTCAATCGTTGCTCCTAATCGCGTGCAGCGGCAGTTCACCGTTGTCCGGGCCAACCAGGTCTGGGTCACCGATATTACTTATATCCGCACCTGGCAGGGCTGGCTGTATCTGGCGGTGGTTATCGATCTCTTTGCCCGTAATGTGGTCGGCTGGTCGATGAAACCCACTCTCTCGCGCGAACTGGCGCTCGACGCGCTGATGATGGCGGTCTGGCGCCGAAAACCGGACGGCGAGGTCATCGTACATAGCGATCAAGGTAGTCAGTACGGCAGTGACGACTGGCAGCGCTTCTGCCGGGCCAATCACCTGGCACCGAGCATGAGCCGGCGTGGCAACTGCTGGGATAATGCGGTGGCCGAATCGTTCTTCAGTTCACTGAAAAAAGAACGCATCAGGAAGAGAATATACAAAACCCGGGCTCTGGCCCGGGCGGATATCTTCGATTACATTGAAGTGTTCTACAACCGGGCCCGGCGCCACAGCCACCTCGGCGGCGTCAGTCCGGAGGCCTTTGAACAGGCCTCGTCGTGA
- a CDS encoding phage tail fiber C-terminal domain-containing protein: protein MRPSPANILESDEHGIIPELDMVITQVVKLDADKRQIQCVVRPLQIWRTDGTWENIGGMK from the coding sequence CTGCGACCAAGCCCGGCAAACATTCTGGAGTCAGACGAGCATGGCATTATTCCGGAGCTGGATATGGTAATCACGCAGGTGGTGAAACTGGATGCGGATAAAAGGCAGATACAATGCGTGGTGAGGCCCCTGCAAATCTGGCGAACTGACGGAACATGGGAAAATATTGGCGGGATGAAATAG